The genome window GCGAACAGATCCAGCAGAGCCAATGGTGCTGGAGGTGTCAATGGCAGGCAAGGCTGCTGTTTGGAGCCTCTGGCAGGTCCCTCTAGGTGAATTGCAGCAGGGAACTTTAGAATTTTGGAGCAAGGCTCTGCCATCATCCACAGGTAACTACTCTCTCCTCTTGAAAGACAGCTCTTGGCCTGCCACTAGGCCAAAGTAAAAACTGAACACATGACCATGGGCCATCAGGTTACCATGTGACCTGAACTTCCCATCACGAACTGATGACCCAGCAAGCCATAAGGTGAGGAGTGCACAGAAGCACTCCATCATCCAATGGAGGTGACATGAGATCAGGCACAGAGGAAGAGGACTTGGGCCTAGTTTACTCATGGCTCTGTATAACACAAAAATGCAgcatgagccgggcgcggtggctcacgcctgtaatcctagcactctggaaggctgaggcaggcggattgcttgaggtcaggagttcgaaaccagcctgagcaagagcaagaccccgtctctactataaatagaaagaaattaattggccaactaatatatatataaaattagccgggcatggtggcgcatgcctatagtcccagctactcgggaggctgaggcaggaggattgcttgagcccaggagtttggggttgctgtgagctaggctgacgccacggcactcactctagcctggtcaacaagcgagactctgtctcaaaaaaaaaaaaaaatgcagcatgCTTTTCTGGGACATCTATGAAGGACAGTGGTGAAGGAGGTCCTCCCCATGAGCAGAACTCTGGGCAGTGCACATGGTTGCACACTTTGCTTGGAAAGAGAAATGGCCAGAAGTGTGATTCTATACCAAATCATGGGCTCCAACTAGTGGTTTGGCTGGGTAATCAGGGATTTGAAAGGCACATGAAAGGAAAATTGGTGACCAAGAAATCTGGGAAAGAAATATATGACTAGACCTCTCTGAATGGGCCAAAAAATGATGACATTTGTGTCTCATGCAGATGCTCACTAAAAGGTGACCTCAGCAGAGTAAGACATTAGTAATCAGGCAGATTGAATGACCTATTCTGTGGATACCAGCCAACCTCTTTCCCAGTCACCCCTGCCGTCACCCAATGGGCTCATGAACAAAGTGGCCATGGTGGCAGGGATGGAGCTTACGTATGGGTTCAGCAACGTGGACTTCCATTCACCAAGGCTAACCTAGCTGTGGCCACTGATGGGTGCCCAGTCTGCCAGCAGAAAGACCAACACCGAGGCCCCAGTATGGCACCCTTCCCAAGGGTGATCCGCCAGCTGCCAGGTGGCAGGTTGGTTACCCTGGTTTGCTTCCATTATGCAAGAGGCAATATTTTGTTCTTACTGGAATAGACAGTTTCTCTCGATACAGATTTGCCTTCCCTGCATGCAATGCTTCCACCAAAACTACCATCAGTGGACTTACGGTGCCCTTATCCACCATCGTGTCCACACGGTGTTGCTTCTGACCAAGGAACCCACCACACATGAAGAGAGGTGCGGCACAGGGATTACCATGTTCCCCACCGCCTGGAAGCAGCTGGCTTGACAGAATGGTGGAATGGCTTTTAAAACTCAGTTATAGCACCAGGTGGGTGTTAATACCTTGCGGGGCTGGGGCCTGTTGTCCATCTCAAATcctcccgccccccacccccagctggtgGATGCCTTGGGAAGATGGGACTGAGCTCACTTGAGGAAGGAGTTCAGGAAGGAGTGCAGAACATTCATCATTTCATTGCGACTGCACAGAGCTTCACGCAGAGTAGACACACTCCCCACTGCTGAATAGGCCCTTCGCTTCTCTTCATTCTGATTCTCTTACATATGAAATATTGAACAGCAATACCAACAACAAACCCAGTGTCACAGGGGCATGGTGGAGATCAACTGAGATAATGACAAAGTACTCTGTGTGCTGCAGACTTCCGCGCAAGTGTGGCTTCTCTCACGTCCTGGTGCTTCCAGTTTAGAAAGCAACTTTGCATTGACTGTCTCATTTGACCTTTACAACAATCTTTTGAGCTGAGTAGAATAAGTACAGCTGATTGTCATTATTCATGGTAGTTATGCTCTGTGAAGTCGCTGTAAGCCCTGAATTAGCACATACTGAGCCCTTGCCTCAGGGTTAGGTTCCTGGGAGCATCTGGTCACAATATTTTTGTCAACCGATCAATActtgttttatgtttctgtttaaacACACTTTATTTAATACATCGTTTTGATTCATTAACATGGAACTCACAGCTGACAGCACTGTAACTCATGCCTGGACAGAGCTTACCTAAGACATGTGTTTTCCCCATAAGGCACATCCCAACCTTCTCGTGCTTGGGGACACCAGGCAGCACCTCAGCACTACGCTTGGGGGcccattttaaatagaaaaatcaccaaaaaagcaaaatttaaaatatcaaactttGGGGCACTAAATACATACTGTGAAAAAACCTCCTGTCTGCACCAGGAGAGCAGGAACCAGGCGGCAGAGCGCCACTCTCAGACAGCCTGGCCCAGCTGGGAACACACACGGGCAACTCCAGGGTTTCgctgctctgcccctgcccatACTCATGGGCTGTGAAAGCACCTGGAGTGTTGATCTGGGGGTCACAAATAAACATTAGCAAGCAAATGAGTTCATAAAGACAGAATCCACGAATAGTGCAGGCCTCTTAGCCTCATTTCACAGTCATAAAAATTTAGATGTTAAGTGAGTTGTCCCAGGTCATGTCACAAGTGAGTAGCAGGCTAGGGCTTGAGCCACGCTTTTTGGTCCAGCTGTGGTTTCTCCAGCCACACGTCCCTCCTTATCCTCTGGCCACCAGGCCCTGCTCACAGGCCAGCTGTGAAACCCAAGAGTCACCCAAGCTCCTGACCCAAGTTTCCAGGAAAGGAACTTGTGAGTCATCTGAATGCAATATGTGGTAGGTCAAGATGCATTAAAGAAGCCTCAGAGATCATTCTGTTTCCTCTTGGACTTCCCCAGGAAAATACAGGCTGAAGGTGTATATCATACAATCCATGCAAAGAAAAGCAGTTTGCATGCTCATTCTGATTGTCTTGGAATCCTCTTCCCTCCAATTCCTAGtggaacagaaggaagaaaactcTAAACACTGCAGTGAGGGACAACAGGCATGGAAAACGGGCATGAGttcaaaaatagaaaggaaaagtgAATGAACAAGCAAACAGCCCTAACACAGGAGTCTCCCCTAGCCCTCAGGTTCTGGACATTTGTACTCCggtattttctttctgtcctttaaaAACATGATCCCCCGGTCACATTTCAAATTGGGAGGAGATGATCATATAGTCAATGGCTTTAACTGCATCCCACACTGGTGCCTCTCAGTATCTGCCCAAATTCCAGACTAGTCTAGGCACGGTCTGTTCAACCTCGCCATGTAGGGGTCTAACAGTCTACTCAGACACGACCACGCTGAACTCCTAGTTTTTTCCCCAAACCTGCCTTTCCTGTAGTTTTCACCATCCCAGAAATATAGCACCTTCCCCCTTTCTTATACCTTATATCCTATTTTCAGCACTTCTCTGCCCCATGCTTGGTCCAAGCCATCATCCCCAGGTAATTGCTTCCTAACTagtcttctcttttctgtcctgcccctctgatGTATTCTCAGTACCCCAGCCAGTGTGGTTCTTGGAAACATAATTTACATCACAACACTGTCAAAACTCTCGGATGGTTTTCCATCTCACCCAGGGCAAAAGCCCAAATCCCGCAGGTCCCGGCACTGTTCATCTCCAGTTTGCCTCCCGAAcctcatcctctcctcctctgtcctcacccactctgctccagccacttGAGCCCTCTTGGCTTTTCCCTGAAAATGCTGGGCCCACTAGCTGTCCCCTGTCACTGAGAGTTTATGCTTCCCTACCACCTATCTACCTGCAGGCTCGCCCCCTCACACCATCCAGTCCCTGCATGAGTGCACCTGTTCACTACAGCCTTGCCTGGCCACCCTATTTGAAGCTGCAACCCGAAACCCTTCCAAGTGTTCACCTCTTcccctgctttcttttcattcctaGCTCTCACCGTCATTTGACAGCATATGTTTATTGTCGGTCTCTTCTGCCAGGATGTAAGATGCATGAGAGGAGGAAAGGTTTCTCCACTCTGTTGGCTTTTATTTTATCTGTGGAACTTGGAAGAGTTCCTGGTTCCTTGGAAGCTGAAGGTGCAGTTGGGGCAAGGTGGCTACATGTTCGAGATTAGAAGGACTTACAGAATGACAACACCCATGTCACTCCCTGGCCTGCTCTACCACTGAGCGCCCAGGGTGTGCCCTCCCACCGTAACGCTCCCAGCTGCAACAAGcagtggggagggaagagaaatggGGGCTGCAGCTTTGTTCCTCTGGATATGTcatttattactatatatatatatatatatatatattttttttttttttttttgagacagtgtcttgctctgtcgcccaggctggagtgcagtggactcatcatagttcactgcaacctcaaactcctgggctcaagtgatcctcccacctcagcctcccaaagtgctaggattacagatgtaaacCATCTGTGCCTAGCCCCCTCTGGAATGTGCTTCAAATGTGCAAACAAACAATGTAGCAACAAGGACACAGGAAACAGAGGTTGGACATGGCAAGCTGTTTCCATTCTTTGCAACCGCAGAGAAAAGCTGACAAATAAAACAGGGGGGGTTCCCATGGGAATGCCGGAGGCTGGCCATCCCTGGCCCAGTCCTCCCAGCGTAGGAAACAGAGGCTGCTGGGAGGCTGTGCCTGCAGCCAGAGCAGGCCTGGGGGTCTGTGTGCCACTGTAGGCCCAGGCCGCCTGCTCCCCTCTCCTtttcccagcccctcccacccgccctcCCCCAGGCCAGTCCCAGGCCTGTCTCCAGTCTGCCTCAAGCCTCATTCGTTTTGAATTTTCTTGGTTACATGGTACATTCGTTTTGAATTTTCTTGGTTAGATACTACAGGTTGCTTCGCAACAGGAACACGACTCACCTACTGCTACGAACACAAGGAGCAGCTCTGTTCCGCATTTACTTTCAGAGGGTCCCTAAGGGCTAGATAAAGAGGGGCCGCATTGGAAGCAACCCCAGGTGCAGAGGGGATCCACACGCTCTTGCTCACGGTTTACCGTGCCGGTGCGTGTACTTCCTCTTTAGCCGGCCACCTGCCGCTCCATCTGCAGGAACAGCTGCCGCCTGCGGGTAGCCCCTGGCCGGGAGGATGCAGACCAGCTTTGGAGATGCTTCCACTGGGAGGATTCCAAGGACCAGGCATAAGTAGACCCCCGGGCTATGCGAGCTGCAGCTTTGGCGGCCTCTCCACGGTGTATGCTTATTGCTTGTTTTAGATTTAGAGGTGATCATAGGAAGCGTTACATAAGGTCTTAGCACGTCTTCACCTCCAGGTAATGCTTTGTTCACATTCGAGGTCAATACATTGAGTATTGATTGTTGTAGCTGACGTTTCTGAAGGGATTTCCTGTGCGAGATTCCGGGCTAAGTGCCACGCAGGGGGAGTCAAACCCCCCGTGAGAAGAGCACTCTGATCACACccatttggcagatgaggaaactgatgcttaGAGAAGCCAAGAAACAGGGCCAGCGTCACATGGAGCAGACGCAGCACCTGAAGccccctcctgccacctccacactttcatttcttccttggcACTAGGTGTCTTCCAATCCTCCTGAAATGCTCGAAGGAAAATAAACATACGCCTGAGTTCTGCGCGGCCCCCGGGCATATTGCAACTCACAATGACCTGAAACAGGGGAAAGAGGCAGCGCCAGGCCCTGAGCAGATTTGCTTCCGGTTATGACATTTCCGCCTTCAGGAGAATCAGAGACCGCGTATAGATGGAGCGATTGCAGCGTCTGGAAGGAACACGAGCTCTTTACCAACAGTTTTCTTTCAGTGTAAAGGGAGAACAAATAGGTTctatttcactaatttttaaattccaattaagaaaacatttttaaatagaaagaaaaatcagcaaagtaTGAAGCATATCTTAATAAACCTAGGGATGGCCCTCACATTGAAAAGAGAAGCTCCCTCATCAGGTAGAACGAGGTCAAGTGGAGAGGATGGGACTTGAGACCTCAGCTGGGGCCTCTGCCGGGGTCTCCTCTGGCCGCGGTGGGCGGTGCCAGGACCCGACGCGGGGACTGCCCGAGCTTCCAGCCCTTGTGGCCACATCTGGACTTTAATCAAGGAGACAGCAGGTGCAAGAGAAAAACCCACTGCAGGGTGGCTGAGATTTGGGAGAAGAATCACCCATTACCTCCTGGTCacacctgctgctgctgtgtgGGGTTCAGGGGATGTCAGCCCTCCTGGGACAGTTTGCTCCAGAGCTTGTCAGCAGCTCTGAATTGCAGCTTTGATTGTTGCTCAAAGAACAGCTGAAGGAAGCTGCCTTCTCAGGGATCACgactttttcccttttcccttctcagCTGGCTTTACTGGGACCAAAATCTATGAACCTTGGTTGCATGACACACATAACGAACACCAGCCTTCACGTCGTCCTGTGGGTGCCCATCCATCTCTCTGCACTCCCCGGCTGGGCCTGGGGTTTCTAAATGGCCGAAATTTCCACGTCCTGCCATCTCCAGCATCTAACACTATGCCTGACCCACAGTAGTGCCAATTAATGGGTGTTTAATGGACTAATGGATTAGCACTAAAGTCTAGATTGCCTGAGGAAATGTGGAGCAAATTAACAGAGCTGGAACCGAATGtagacacagaaaggcaaaaaaCGCCTTCCAATTCTCACTCTGGCCCAGGGCCGTTCCCACACAGGAGGTGTCCATGCACGGGGACATGGCCGCCGACCCTTCACAGAATGGCCTGTGTTTCCAATGGGCCACGTCACCTCAGCTACACTCTCAATTCAGAGTGTAAAGAGAACGCCCCCCACCCCTTGTCCACACAACCAAGACCCTCTCGCCCCGCCATCTGGGGCACGAAGCTAACTCCAGGGGCCTGTTCAGGTTTCACAGGAAAATGAGAGTTTCTATGgcacctacattttcttttttaaattaacctCCCTACTTTAAGCTGGTATAAATGCATCCCAAGGGCTCGTGACGACGGGGAAAATTGCTAAAGGGTTAGATAAATACGGAGTAATCTCATGTTGACATCAGCTGGCATGAAATCTTCAGTGTCTCTGCTTAACCAAGAGGGCACTCAGCAGCCACCCAATTGGGACTAAACCTAAAAATTATCACCAGTCATTAAGTCCTCCTGCATGGAAGTGGctgagaaaacataaataaatactcaCAGGCAGCACAAACTGTCGTGTAAGCACCTACTTTTGTCATCAATGCAGCATTGCATTATTTGGGACATTTACTCTTAGTCCATAGAGAGAGATGGGTTTGAAATCCTTCTCAAGGATACAAAATagaacacagaaaaggaaacagaactaTCTTCAACATTTACCCAAAAAGAGATTTGATAAAGAACAGCAAGTATGATTTTCCTTTTAGCAGCTCAAAGAGTACTGGAagcagactttaaaaaaaaaaattagaaaggttTATGCCTTTGCATTCTtgaagtattatttatatttagtataGTATATGaagtatattgtttttaaaatataaagcaagtatattctttttaaaatatgaggttTTCttgtctgggcacagtggctcacgcttgtaatcctagcacactaagaggccgaggtgggcggatgtttgaggtcaggagttcaagaccagcctgaggaagagtgagaccccgtctctactaaaaatagaaagaaattagctggacaactaaaaatacggagaaaaaattatccgggcatggtggcgcatgcctgtagtcccagctactcgggaagctgaggcaggaggatcgcttgagcccaggagtttgaggttgctgtgagctaggctgatgccacagtactctagcccaggcaacagagcatgactctgtctcaaaaaaacaaaaaatatgaggttttctctatatatctaACTATGTATgcagttattttcttattaaataaattcagcCCCAAAGTTGCCCTTGCTGTCAAGAGCATCAGGACGTAGCTTGGCCTCTGACCTTCGTCATTCAGTGTGTTCACTGTGCACTGTGCACTGCTTCCCAGGCTGCATGTGGTCAGCCAAGGCGGCCTGAGAACTGGGACCCGAGGATAAGATGAGCCAGCCAGGAGAAGAGTCAAGAACAAAGCCAACCAGACAGAGAAACAGCAGGCTCTAAAGCTTGGAGGGCTCGTGGGGTCCCAGCCAGTGAATGAGAGAGCACTCTGGTCTGGGAGGAAGCTGAAAAGGTGCTTGGGCCAGAGCATGAGTGCATTCAGAGAAGGATGAGAAGGCACTAAAAGATTTAAACAAGGAAGTCACATGGCTGGTTTGCAATTTGGAAAGATCGTTTTCTTTATTGTGATGGTGGTTACACAGATCTACCCATGTGATACAATTgcatagacacacatacacacaaacacgtGAAATTTGATCAAGCCCGTGGATTGCACCGTGTCAATGTCCTGGTTTCCATACTGTTATATAGTCATGCAAGACACAACCATATTTCCATTGAGGAAAAACTGGGTGAAGAGTACATGAGATCTCCCtgtacattgttttttgttgggattttttttttttttgcaactttctAGCATCTATAATGATTTCAAgataaaaaggttaaaatttaaagaaagatcaTTTTGGCTCAGATGGAGGATGGGTGGGAGGCTTTTGCAGCAGAGGGGGCAAGAAACAGTTGGAACAGAGGTTCTACAGAGGGAGatgaatttgaaatatattttaaaaatagaacaaataagaTGTCCCAACAGATTAGATGTtcatgggggagggaggagaaggaatcAAGGCTAACTCAGAAGTTTATGGTTTAAGCAATTGGATCGATGGTGTCGGTATTCTATAGACTTTTGAggttttcttctgaaaataaaaaaatctttgggaAAAAAGGTTCCAACTGGCTgtcacttcaaaataaaaaacctaaataaatatctTGGGAACAATGTATCATTAGCAACATTTGGAAcaaaaaagagtagattttagtCCAGGAATTGAATTAAAGTTAGAAATTCGTGTTCTacacacttgatcttagccaaaaggccaagaagcgatAGAAATTCGTGTTCTAATTAAGGTTTTCCTATGAATTATGTGACCCTGGATGACGAATTCAATTCCctcagaacctcagttttctcatctgcataaAGAAGGGCCTAAagccagaaataaagccatatacctataaccaactgatctttgacaaagcagacaaaaacatacactggggaaagtgcatcctatttaataaatagtattggaaaaattgggtagccataagcagaagaatgaaactgtatccctatctctcaccatataaaaaaattaactcaagatggattaaaaatttaaatgtagaacttgaaactgtaaaaatctaggaaaaaaaacctaggaaaaactcttctggatattgcCCTAGGCAAAaaaattcatgactaagaccccaaaagcaaatacaacaaaaccaaaaataaacaaatgaaacttattatactaaaattatactaaaatgcttctgtacagcaaaagaaattatcaacagagtaaacagaaaacctacagagtgggagtaaatattcacaaactatgtatCCGACAAATAATTAATATCcggaatctataaggaactcaaacagctcagcaagaaaaaaccaaataacctcattaaaatgtGTCAAAAGCTCTTTCCGTGCTTAGCGCAGCCATGGCCCGAGGTCCCAAGAAGCATCTCAAGCGTGTAGCAGCTCCAAAGCGTTGGATGCTGGATAAGCTGACTGGTGTGTTTGCTCCTCGTCCATCCACCGGTCCCCACAAGCTGAGAGAGTGTCTCCCactcatcattttcctaagaaacaggcttaagtATGCCCTGACAGGAGATGAAGTGAAGAAGATCTGCATGCAGCGCTTCATTAAAATCGATGGCAAGGTCCGAACTGATATAACCTACCCTGCTGGATTTATGGATGTCATCAGCATtgacaagactggagagaatttccgtctgatttatgacaccaagggccgctttgctgttcatcgtatcacacctgaggaggccaagtacaagttgtgcaaagtgagaaaaatctttgtgggcacAAAAGGAATCCCTCATCTGGCGACTCATGATGCTCGTACCATCTGCTATCCTGATCCACTCATCAAAGTGAATGACACCATTCAGATTGATTTGGAGACTGGCAAGATTACCgatttcatcaagtttgacacTGGTAACCTGTGTATGGTGACTGGAGGCGCTAACCTGGGGAGAATTGGTGTGATaaccaacagagaaagacatcccgggtcttttgatgtggttcacgtgaaagatgccaatggcaacagctttgccactcgcctctccaacattttcgttattggcaaaggcaacaaaccatggatttctcttcctcgaggaaaaggtatccgcctcaccattgctgaagagagggataagagactggcagccaaacagagcagtgggtgaaatggtctccatgtaacataataacatgttaaaaagttatttgtacttaattaaagatattacagtgtgaaaaaaaattaaaaaataaaaaataaataaaaaataaaatgtgtcaaaagacatgaacagccATTTTCCAAAGAACATATACCCTAATattctggaattttaaaaaaatattaatttacaaatggccaacaaacatatgaaaaaatattcaatgtcactaatcatcagagaaatgcaaattaaaaccacaatgagataccaccttaccctaGTCAGAATGgtaattattaaaaagtcaaccagcctgagcaacatagcaggaccccatctccaccaaaaaaagaaaaacagaaaaaaaatcagctgggcgtggtggcacgagcttgtagtcccagctatttgggaggctaaggcagaaggattgcttgagctcagctcagaagttggaggctacagtgagctataatgacaccactgcactctaagccaggcaacagagcaagaccctgtctcaaaaaaaaaaaaaagtcaaaaacaatagatcaatagatgttggcatggatgtggtgaaaagggactaattatacactgttggtggcaatgtaaactagtacaatctccatggagattcctcaaagaactaaaagtagatctactattcaatccagtaatcccactactgggtgtctactcaaaggaaaagaagtcattgtatcaaaaagatacctgaacTGGTGTATtaattgcagcacaattcacaatagcaaacatatgaaatcaacctaagtgtccaccaactgattggtggacaaagaaaatgtggtataaaccagggaatactactcagttgtaaaaaataatgaaatcatgtcttttgcagcaacttggataaaactgaagaccattatcctaagtaaatcaggaatggaaaatcaaatactgCAAGTTCTCACCTGTAAGTGGGGGCTTAAATATAagtatgcatggtcatacagagtggaatAACAGACATTGAAGACTCCAAAGGTGAGAGAGTGGTAGCAGGGTGAGGGATGAAAAGttatctattgggtacaatgcATACTTTTTgagtgatggatacactaaaagcctagaCCTCACCACTATTCAATATATCTAGGTAACAAAACTGCACTGTATCCTCaaatatattgtaattttaaaatggactAAACAGAAGAGCTCTGAAATTCTGTGAACCTGAGATATTAATATTGAAGTTGGTCAACTCTTTCTTACAACAGTACTGGGTTTAGTCATAGTAAGCAGTACTGCACAATTACATGTGTTTTTTGTGGGCACTAATTCTCAGAACATaagttgcttttaattttgtgtcTATGCCAATTTTGCATTCCAGGAAGAGCCCCCATGTGGCTCCTAGTGCTAGAAAATCAGCACCTTTGCAGGTGTGTGGGTGCTAATAAAATACACCGCAACCCCTGAGTGCTGTTTTGTCTTGCGTAAGCCTCCAAGCTCTATGTGCTCTGCACCAGGATCAGCTTAGAGGACATGGGGAAGCCACTGCCAGCTGGGCTGAAACTGTATCTGGGCTTGGGCTCAGCTGATGGATGCAGGGAGTGTAGATTTAGTGCATACATGGTTGGTCAGCTGCCTGGACACACCACTCCATTCAACCTCCTCTGCTGCTGTAATTAGACCTTACTCCTCACTTCTTATCCTAAACTATACTGGGGTCATTTGCCTGGAAGCCATATTTTGAGTATGATTTGATTAACACACTATGTTAATCTCCATGGAGATGGTACTAATTTATattgccaccaacagtgtataagtattcccttttcaccacatccatgccaacatctattgttttttgacttttttttgagacagggttttgctctgttgcctggctcagagtgcagtggtgtcattatagctcactgtagcctccaacttctgagctgagctcaagcaatcatccttctgtcttagcctcccaaataactgggactacaagctcatgccaccacgcccagtggtgtttttgctttgtgtcaggcattgttctgACATCCTTACGTGGGAAACTCAGTCTGTGTGACAATCCTAAGAGATAGGCAACATTAATATCCCCgggaggaaatggaggcacagagagttgaagtgacttgcccacagcTAGGAGCCAGCGTCTGTGAGCCTAATCACTCGCTGTCCAGCCAGTGGACCACAGAGCCCTGCTTGCTGGGGGCCCAGGAATcagcccccacctctgcctccagcccGTGTGATTTCTCCAGCCTAGAGGAAGCTGGACTGAAAGGGTGAAGGCCTTGAGAGCTTAAGTGCTGCTTGGACATGTGAAAGCCCCAAGTGGCTCAGTTGCTCACTGGGAGGCCACCAGAGGTCATCACACGGCTGTGTGCTCAACTTTGTCAGTGCTCTGTAGTCAGCACACTCCTGAAGTCCCAGGCTTGCCTCCAATCTTCATTTCTAGCCCCAAAGTGGAGTCTAAAGTGCCACCACCAAGACATTGGCTGAATCCAGAGCCGTCCCCACCATGAGGTGACAGGGAAGACGTTTGGGTGGGAAGATCTGGAAACTTCCTTAACCTGCAACAAGAAGATCTGAGAAGTTCAGTAGCCAGACACTTCTGAAGGGTCCCCAGAAAGGAGAAACCCCTCAGGCACCAGGTGGGTACTGGCCATACACACGCAGGGTGGTGACAGATGCCACTTTTTTCCAGCCTAGAAAGGTAGAGTTTCTTGGGGTCGAGTTTCTGGCTGGGAGAGTTTAGGAAACAAGAGGTCACAAAGGTGGGGCCTGTCATGGTGAAGGCCCCTCTACCCCCTGCAACTGTTCTGCTCTCCCACCTGCCAGGCAGTGACAGGCTGCTCAACCATGAATGATTCCTAAATGCCCCCCAACATAAGCCAAGTCTGAGTGACACCC of Microcebus murinus isolate Inina chromosome 5, M.murinus_Inina_mat1.0, whole genome shotgun sequence contains these proteins:
- the LOC105858057 gene encoding small ribosomal subunit protein eS4, X isoform-like, whose translation is MARGPKKHLKRVAAPKRWMLDKLTGVFAPRPSTGPHKLRECLPLIIFLRNRLKYALTGDEVKKICMQRFIKIDGKVRTDITYPAGFMDVISIDKTGENFRLIYDTKGRFAVHRITPEEAKYKLCKVRKIFVGTKGIPHLATHDARTICYPDPLIKVNDTIQIDLETGKITDFIKFDTGNLCMVTGGANLGRIGVITNRERHPGSFDVVHVKDANGNSFATRLSNIFVIGKGNKPWISLPRGKGIRLTIAEERDKRLAAKQSSG